TACGATTGGATatctatataaattttttttatattgataatatatgaaaattaaattctacaataatgatatatataacaaagaaaatatagttatatatattttatttgtgacAATGCATTGAGgaaaaagaattttaatttcctaTTAATTGTTAAGGGAAAAAACAAGGTAAGTGCTGCTGACCTGGCTTTTTGGTTGGTTGGAAATTATTTGTGCCTGCTCGATGTGGTAAGAAGACACCAGTGCCACAAGACCTTTGACTTGATCCTAAGAAAATAGCTTGCATTCCAGGTCCACCATTAACAATAACTTTACTATTTGGCCATTGATGCAATGATGATCTTGTGCTAGATTTTGAGTACTGCAAAATTTGTGACGGATTAGCGAATAAaaccttttttttcttaaagatTAGCAACTTGAAATTAGTGAGGGATCAATCAACTGCTAAATAACAGCTAATTTGCGACAGTTTATTATTTACGACgaattagttatatttttgtGATAGCTAATTGGCCAATTTTCCGTAGTGCAATTAAGCTAATCTCAACTAGCTTATGGATTAATAAGCAAATGAATTTTTCCTACTCTTTAATTTaaagaaatagtaaaatatgTGATTGCAACCGAGATCCACCTTTTCACCAATGAAACCATAAAGTCTCCAAAATTTCAACCCTACTAATAGATTGAGTATGCATGTGACCAACAAGGCAAGCATCAATATGACATTTCTAATTGAATGTTGGTAATATATGCTTCATATTCTTCCTGGAAAAGCCactattgttattttttttgtgtaatGTTCATCTTTATATGCAACCTTTCAGTTAtctcttattaaaataatactataTTTGGGTATAAAGCAAAATGCAAAAGTATATTCTCTGTTCCCAATTCCCACTAACACTTGAGAGATATCTTGCATCCCCTACCTCATACTAAGTGGGGGTAATTAAATAGTTTATAATGCTATGTGTACTTGAAAAAAGGAAACATGATGCTATAGTGTTCAAATTATAGTTTAAAAAATGTTTAGAAAATCAAGAATGATgtttaattaatcaaaatttcacTTGAACTTATTAGCTAGAATTTATCATTGTAAGAATAATACTTTTCGTGTgtgaaaatttaaataatctaATATAAGACATTATATTAACTTAGATGGACTTATCTCTATCAATAGATGAAATACAATCTCACTTAAATGGGTCTATTACTTCATTGGTGATGACTACTCACATGTAATTGTCTTTATGCGAAgatatgataattgagaactATTAGATGACAATTTAGTTAATTATATCAAACCATCTAACAGTTTTCACTTATCGTTTTCACATGAAGATTTAATAGTAATTGAATATATATGAGTTGGCATGCATTTTTTGGAAAGTACAAAATTAAAGTTGGCATGTATTTTTTGAAAGTACAGAAGTAAATCCGAAACAATCAAACCCAAATTATCAATTTCATACCCCAGTTCCCCTGCCTAACTTCACAAATTAAAGTATGCTCCTAGTGTCTCTCCAATCCCCAACATATGAGATATAATAGCTACCTGTGATTGTTTTTCACATGATTTGTTATTATGCTGTTGATGATGATGCAATTGATGCTGGTTTTGGACCTTATGGATTCGGTTCCTAGTATGAACCTGAAGATAAATTGAACCAGATAATGTAAGCAATTTCAATATTAATAAGACGACACAAAAACACTTCAGAAATCAAAGTGTTAATTGAACATATAGCTATTTGGGTATGTATACTGATATacgaaattaatgttaaatgaAAAATGGATAATTATTCACTTATTGTGACAAGATGATCATGGTGAATTGTTCATTCCTTTGCAAGTAATCTTCtccattattaaaattttaataccatGTTGAGATTCATGaccatcaaagaaaagaaaaagtagaaaGAATATCTAGAAATAAGAGAACTGTGCTCATTTTTAACAATCTAACATgcttaataatatatatgtctAACATCCATAAAAATAACTATGTCCAAATGATAGTATTCAATCATGAAAAAcaatgttaaattaatttgtttaattggaaaacaaagaaagataatgagagaagaaggaataataatggtgaaataaataatatagcCAAAAAAAGGGACCTTAGTGCCGCACGCCTCGTCCAAAACATGAGAGGGTAGCCAGAGCATTCCTTCTTCAAAACCAACTTCAGCAGCATCATCATGATGATGAACAATACCATCATCCATGGCAGccatagaaaaagaagaatctAAATTGTTTTTTGTAGTTGCTGTTGTTGGTGTTAATGTCTTTGATGTTGATGACAGTTGAAGTTTCTGTCTCCTGATGTTCTGTAAAGGAAGAGAGAAATGGAGGCTTTTAAAGGCTCCAACTTCTGACCTGCAACTTAACTAAATAAACTTTTGTGGGGTATAGTGGTAGGGACAACACAAAACAAActagatcttttttttttccaaaaaaaaaaaaagaaaaagaaagaaagaaagcatatTGTACAAAATAGTGATATTTTCTAGATATAGTTAAgtgcttccttttctttcttactAATATGATTATATTATGTTGTAAGGGTTGGTTTACTTAATCAACATTAGAATCATTTGAGTttgattaatgattttttttttcattttgactAGAGCTATAGGTTATGAATACATATATAAGATATTATTGAGCTAAAATTGGTCTACATGtgtataataatgataataataattcatagtATTGTTGAAAATAATTCAGCCCCATAAATAGGATGATGTTACTCATTACACTACAACCTTATGTTCTGTATTATATGTAAGTTAGAAACACTGGTAGCTATGGTTGGGGACGTGGGCATGTATTTATGTATGTGGGTTGGGTTCGGTAAACCCCTATTATTTATGGTTGTTGCATATATTTCCTCTTAATTCTCATAGCCCTCCTCTGCTTGCTCCACACGAACCTTCTCTTATGTCATTTATCCTTTTGGTCAAATCATATCACTTAGGATGtttaaataattcaattttcaatgTCAAACTTATTATTTATGTTGGTGAGCAATCTTATAAGATGCAGGTAAACACCCCCCAACTTgccttataaaaattaaatataaaaaataattgaaggaGGAGGAGGTAGATGTTAAGTTAAACTAGGTCTTATGTACGTATGAGGAAAGTTGTAGCAAACTTTTAAACCACCATACCAAATCCTCCATAAATATTTGAAACATGAAACATTTGTCTTAACTGCATTACCAAGGTTGCAATCCTCTACCTACTATTCTTCTTCGTATTATAGAACCCTGAAATGTACCCTCACATTGGGGATATCACATTAAACTAGAAACCGTATAAGATATTCTACACCAGCATTAATTCTTATTGGAACAATTCTTCCAAAAACCTATGTTCATTACAAATTAAATGTTTTCATTTAAAGTTAACTTCATACTGATACTTGTCACAAATTCATTCTTTAATATTTACagtttttattttctgcttttactatttatatttgtgaTTAAATAATAATCACTAATAACTAAAGGAGAcaatattttcacaaaatagaGGATATACTATTATGCTAAAGATTAGCTACTTATTACTCATGTATTATGCAATAAGTTAAATGATAAACTTTATTATGGTTTAGGCGAGTTAGATTAGGAGATGATGAAGTGATTATAATACATAAATATGATCATGTGTCACAAACTAGTGTATAATATTAATACTTATTCAGTAACCTCTTGATTCAGAATTACAAGTCAACTCTTGATTCAGGAACCACCAAAATTTTATGAAGCAGGTCTAATGAGGTCAAAGTCATCAGAAGAGTTAATACATAACTCAGAAAAATTGAAGATTAATAATAATGCCAATACGCTGAGGATAATGGTTGGTGAAACTCAATAAAGGTTGAGTTTCTTGGGTACTTGTGTCCAAAAGAAACAGACACATTAAACGTACCAAACCAGGATATGATGGAACCATACACAGGACAAAGATTTAGGTCAACAAGACTTCCATCTTTGATGCACTTCCAATATCCATCCACCGCTTGTTAGAAAATCAGAAGAAACAACTTTACCAACATTGGCACACTTAACCAA
This sequence is a window from Arachis duranensis cultivar V14167 chromosome 2, aradu.V14167.gnm2.J7QH, whole genome shotgun sequence. Protein-coding genes within it:
- the LOC107475783 gene encoding uncharacterized protein LOC107475783 isoform X3, yielding MAAMDDGIVHHHDDAAEVGFEEGMLWLPSHVLDEACGTKVHTRNRIHKVQNQHQLHHHQQHNNKSCEKQSQYSKSSTRSSLHQWPNSKVIVNGGPGMQAIFLGSSQRSCGTGVFLPHRAGTNNFQPTKKPACSPVLLPARVVHALNLNVQALGVHISPPQVHKSNTRCEGMDNNYSNNNSSTKKKSDQKEVSKQCSVISQNQSSSSEIFLPKEWTY
- the LOC107475783 gene encoding uncharacterized protein LOC107475783 isoform X2, which codes for MRSEVGAFKSLHFSLPLQNIRRQKLQLSSTSKTLTPTTATTKNNLDSSFSMAAMDDGIVHHHDDAAEVGFEEGMLWLPSHVLDEACGTKYSKSSTRSSLHQWPNSKVIVNGGPGMQAIFLGSSQRSCGTGVFLPHRAGTNNFQPTKKPACSPVLLPARVVHALNLNVQALGVHISPPQVHKSNTRCEGMDNNYSNNNSSTKKKSDQKEVSKQCSVISQNQSSSSEIFLPKEWTY
- the LOC107475783 gene encoding uncharacterized protein LOC107475783 isoform X1 → MRSEVGAFKSLHFSLPLQNIRRQKLQLSSTSKTLTPTTATTKNNLDSSFSMAAMDDGIVHHHDDAAEVGFEEGMLWLPSHVLDEACGTKVHTRNRIHKVQNQHQLHHHQQHNNKSCEKQSQYSKSSTRSSLHQWPNSKVIVNGGPGMQAIFLGSSQRSCGTGVFLPHRAGTNNFQPTKKPACSPVLLPARVVHALNLNVQALGVHISPPQVHKSNTRCEGMDNNYSNNNSSTKKKSDQKEVSKQCSVISQNQSSSSEIFLPKEWTY